CGCAAAACGGTCATCGGGACCCGTCCGATCGGCATAGTAACGATGGCCTCGGGCGCCGTCTGGACCGCCTCGGCGACGGCTGCGACCGTCTGCTCGGACTCCTTGTGGGCCATCACTTTCAGCTTCGCGGGCTCCCAGGTCGACGCGACCTCGAATCGTTTGTGACGATCGGCGAAGTCGACCGGCAGGTCCTGGCCGTCGCGCCCTTTCCCGGTCGCGTCCCACACGAGTCCGCGAATCAGCTGATCGCCGGTCACGACGTGGGCGACAACATTGGCGGCGGTCCATCCCTCGCACAGCGTAGGTTTGGTCCAACCACTCGTCGAGAGCGCATCGACCTGCTGTAAATACCAGCTTCCGGCCTGAGCGAGCCTGCTCGGCTGTGCTTCCACTTCAATTACCTTACGCCTGTGAAAGCGAACACCCGCCGGTGGCGTGTCATCATTCTGGTCCTGGCCGCGATGGCCGCCGGATGTGGACCCTCCCGATCGGCGGCGCCTTCCGCGGCGACCAATTCGCCCAAGGCGTATGCGACACCGCCGGGCCGGTCGGGTCCGGCCATGGCGT
Above is a window of Candidatus Dormiibacterota bacterium DNA encoding:
- a CDS encoding maleylpyruvate isomerase family mycothiol-dependent enzyme, translating into MEAQPSRLAQAGSWYLQQVDALSTSGWTKPTLCEGWTAANVVAHVVTGDQLIRGLVWDATGKGRDGQDLPVDFADRHKRFEVASTWEPAKLKVMAHKESEQTVAAVAEAVQTAPEAIVTMPIGRVPMTVLRGMRLNEYIIHGHDLMPAIGRSIPIPDWFSERALSDAVTRMVRLHPRSPHKGKSASFHLHRTDGEGEWILRAVGGEAMVVPGHAKADVAMRGTAEGLYWVLMGRGKPEEHGVEVHGDQALAAAFKEWFPGP